Proteins from a genomic interval of Cupriavidus sp. WKF15:
- a CDS encoding tripartite tricarboxylate transporter substrate binding protein codes for MFHKLFQPMRMQTFCAVALIAAASLCATTARAQTDWPNKVINYIVPYPAGGTTDILARLIAQKVGQALHTTIVVENRPGATGAIGSAFVARSAPDGYTLLGASTASHAINPALNPKLPYDAVKAFTPVALYGTIPSVLIVGPNSSYQNVSDLIAAAKRKPDAVSYASGGSGTILQMSAELLKEQKGVRMTHVPYKGDVPAIQDVMAGHVDFMFAPTAPILPHVKAGKLRALAVATAARVPSLPDVPTMAEAGVPNFEAEQWQGVFAPAGTPPAIVRRLNAEINRALQDPEVKAQLGKLGIRIVGGPPEKLTEVQRADIAKWSRVAKAANITLE; via the coding sequence ATGTTCCACAAGCTGTTCCAGCCGATGCGCATGCAAACGTTCTGTGCCGTCGCGCTCATCGCCGCCGCATCGCTGTGCGCAACGACCGCGCGTGCACAGACGGACTGGCCCAACAAGGTGATCAACTACATCGTGCCATATCCGGCGGGCGGCACGACCGACATCCTGGCGCGACTGATCGCACAGAAAGTCGGACAGGCGCTCCATACGACCATCGTCGTGGAGAACCGCCCTGGTGCCACGGGTGCCATTGGCTCGGCATTCGTCGCGCGCTCCGCGCCAGATGGCTACACGCTGCTGGGCGCGTCCACCGCATCGCACGCGATCAATCCGGCGCTGAACCCGAAGCTGCCGTATGACGCTGTAAAGGCGTTCACGCCGGTGGCGCTGTATGGAACGATCCCGAGTGTGCTGATCGTCGGACCGAACAGCTCCTATCAGAACGTCAGCGACCTGATCGCGGCCGCAAAGCGCAAGCCCGACGCCGTCAGCTATGCGTCGGGTGGAAGCGGCACCATCCTGCAGATGTCCGCCGAACTGCTCAAGGAGCAGAAGGGCGTGCGGATGACCCACGTGCCCTACAAGGGCGATGTTCCGGCGATCCAGGACGTGATGGCCGGCCACGTCGATTTCATGTTTGCACCTACGGCGCCGATCCTGCCGCATGTAAAGGCCGGCAAGCTGCGTGCGCTGGCGGTAGCCACGGCTGCGCGCGTGCCGAGCCTGCCGGATGTGCCGACAATGGCCGAGGCGGGCGTGCCGAATTTCGAGGCCGAGCAATGGCAGGGCGTATTCGCACCCGCGGGCACACCGCCCGCCATCGTGCGGCGGCTGAATGCCGAGATCAATCGTGCGTTGCAGGACCCGGAGGTCAAGGCGCAGCTAGGAAAGCTCGGCATCAGGATCGTGGGTGGTCCGCCCGAGAAGTTGACCGAGGTCCAGAGGGCTGACATCGCCAAGTGGAGCCGCGTGGCCAAGGCCGCCAATATCACGCTGGAGTAA
- a CDS encoding RraA family protein has translation MSTPKASPAIRRDFERVSPELVERASKFQAAILADVVGRRGTLNARVQGLSPSMKVVGPALTVEVRPGDNLMFHVGLALAKPGDVIVVDGKGDQTAALCGEIMATQAQASGVAGFVIDAAVRDSHELAGGAFPVFSAGTNPCGPTKAIGGLVNWPVSVAGVAVNPGDLIVGDADGVVVIPREEVPAILDLAQKKVDAEAKRIAAIKGGDLRPGWLDKELRAAGVLAEGETL, from the coding sequence ATGAGCACCCCCAAAGCATCCCCCGCGATACGTCGCGATTTCGAGCGCGTCTCTCCTGAACTGGTGGAGCGTGCATCGAAGTTCCAGGCCGCCATCCTCGCGGACGTCGTGGGCCGTCGCGGCACGCTGAATGCACGCGTGCAAGGGCTGTCACCGTCGATGAAGGTGGTCGGCCCCGCGCTGACCGTGGAAGTGCGTCCCGGCGATAACCTGATGTTCCACGTCGGCCTGGCGCTGGCCAAGCCAGGCGATGTGATCGTCGTCGACGGCAAGGGCGACCAGACCGCCGCGCTGTGCGGCGAAATCATGGCGACGCAGGCCCAGGCATCCGGCGTGGCGGGTTTCGTGATCGATGCCGCCGTGCGCGATTCGCACGAGCTGGCCGGCGGCGCGTTTCCGGTGTTTTCAGCGGGCACCAATCCGTGCGGCCCGACCAAGGCGATCGGCGGCCTGGTGAACTGGCCGGTGTCGGTGGCTGGCGTCGCGGTCAACCCGGGCGACCTGATCGTGGGCGATGCCGACGGCGTGGTGGTGATTCCGCGTGAAGAGGTGCCCGCGATCCTCGACCTGGCGCAAAAGAAGGTGGATGCGGAAGCCAAGCGCATTGCCGCCATCAAGGGTGGCGACCTGCGCCCGGGCTGGCTGGACAAGGAGCTGCGCGCCGCTGGTGTGCTGGCCGAGGGTGAAACGCTGTGA
- a CDS encoding hydroxyacid dehydrogenase produces the protein MNAVKKPALLVTGNDLAPQALELLQDFEVCFAGRQCSEDTVVAMAKAKDPVAIIVRYGKVGPSVMDAAPSLRVISKHGSGIDVIDQKAAAERGIAVKAAVGANAAAVAEHAWALILACAKAVPHLNDRMRGGHWDKSTHKTIELNGRTLGVVGLGEIGRRAAMTGVALGMHVIAFDPFAKTVPEGVTLVDLAQLFRESDVVSLHCPLTDENRGMLNRETLATFKDGAILVNTARGGLIDEPALVEALQNGKLYAAGLDSFAVEPMPVPHPFQQVPNLILSPHIGGVSDAAYVNMGVGAAKNVIAVLQGAAAPA, from the coding sequence GTGAATGCCGTGAAGAAACCCGCTCTGCTGGTCACGGGCAATGACCTTGCACCGCAGGCGCTTGAACTGCTCCAGGACTTCGAAGTGTGCTTCGCGGGCAGGCAGTGCAGCGAAGACACGGTGGTGGCCATGGCGAAGGCGAAGGACCCTGTCGCCATCATCGTGCGCTACGGCAAGGTCGGCCCCAGCGTGATGGACGCCGCACCGTCGCTGAGGGTCATCTCCAAGCATGGCAGCGGCATCGACGTGATCGACCAGAAGGCCGCGGCCGAGCGTGGCATCGCGGTGAAAGCCGCGGTTGGCGCCAACGCCGCAGCCGTGGCCGAGCACGCCTGGGCGCTCATCCTGGCGTGCGCGAAGGCCGTGCCTCACCTGAACGACCGCATGCGCGGCGGCCATTGGGATAAGTCGACGCACAAGACCATCGAGCTGAACGGCCGCACGCTGGGCGTCGTCGGCCTCGGCGAGATTGGTCGTCGGGCGGCGATGACCGGTGTGGCACTGGGCATGCACGTGATCGCTTTCGATCCGTTTGCGAAGACGGTGCCCGAAGGCGTCACGCTGGTCGATCTGGCGCAACTGTTCCGCGAGTCGGATGTCGTGTCGCTGCATTGCCCGCTGACCGACGAGAACCGCGGCATGCTGAACCGCGAAACGCTGGCCACGTTCAAGGACGGCGCCATCCTGGTCAACACCGCGCGTGGCGGCCTGATCGATGAACCAGCGCTCGTTGAGGCGTTGCAGAACGGCAAGCTGTACGCCGCGGGGCTGGACAGCTTTGCGGTCGAACCGATGCCCGTGCCGCATCCGTTCCAGCAGGTGCCCAACCTGATCCTGTCGCCGCACATCGGTGGCGTCAGCGACGCGGCCTACGTGAACATGGGCGTGGGCGCGGCGAAGAACGTGATCGCGGTGCTGCAGGGTGCTGCGGCGCCCGCTTGA
- a CDS encoding patatin-like phospholipase family protein — MEKTAFVFAGGGSLGAIQVGMLRELVASGLTPDLVIGASAGAINGAYFACNPGRDGAARLEQLWRAIRRTEIMPWSWRSVLGMLGGSRGYLVDAFGLRALLSRNFGDARVENAALPLHVVATDMQSGAEVLLSSGAIVDAVLASAAIPGVFPPVQFEGRTLIDGGVANNTPVSTAVRLGATRVIVLPAGFTCSERRPPRGALEHAFNALSLLVARQLVHDLQHWGSYAHISVVPPLCPLDISPYDYSRCGELIDRAASTTALWLSHNGLESQNVPGALHPHTHTHDAESPSCSADLTPPPPPQASSGTHHHL; from the coding sequence ATGGAAAAAACCGCTTTCGTCTTTGCCGGCGGCGGCAGCCTGGGCGCGATCCAGGTCGGCATGCTGCGTGAACTGGTAGCGTCGGGCCTGACTCCCGACCTGGTGATCGGTGCTTCGGCCGGTGCCATCAATGGCGCCTACTTCGCCTGCAATCCCGGGCGCGATGGCGCGGCACGGCTGGAACAACTCTGGCGCGCAATCCGCCGCACGGAAATCATGCCGTGGTCATGGCGCAGCGTACTGGGCATGCTCGGCGGCAGCCGCGGCTACCTGGTGGACGCATTCGGCCTGCGTGCGCTGCTAAGCCGGAATTTCGGCGATGCACGCGTGGAAAATGCCGCGCTGCCGCTGCACGTCGTGGCCACCGACATGCAGAGCGGCGCGGAGGTCCTGCTCTCCAGTGGCGCCATTGTCGACGCGGTGCTGGCCAGTGCAGCCATTCCCGGCGTCTTCCCGCCGGTGCAGTTCGAGGGACGCACGCTGATCGATGGCGGCGTGGCGAACAACACCCCCGTTTCGACCGCGGTGCGGCTCGGCGCCACGCGCGTGATCGTGCTGCCGGCGGGCTTCACGTGTTCCGAGCGGCGCCCGCCGCGCGGGGCATTGGAGCACGCGTTCAACGCGCTCTCCCTGCTCGTCGCGCGCCAGCTCGTGCACGACCTGCAGCACTGGGGCAGCTACGCGCATATTTCTGTGGTGCCCCCGCTTTGCCCGCTCGATATCTCGCCCTATGACTACTCGCGCTGCGGCGAACTGATCGACCGCGCGGCCAGTACCACCGCGCTGTGGCTGTCGCACAATGGCCTGGAAAGCCAGAACGTGCCAGGGGCGCTTCATCCGCATACGCATACGCACGATGCGGAATCGCCGAGCTGCAGTGCCGACCTCACGCCGCCACCGCCTCCGCAGGCATCGTCCGGCACGCATCACCACTTATAG
- a CDS encoding SMP-30/gluconolactonase/LRE family protein, producing MLLLQQPTVRDAKMLTRLPESFRRRDWDNAWSLANRGGAVTDSFLEGPVWADGHLWVTDIPYGRVFRVSLQGDWELVAEYDGEPNGMKHLAGGDFLITDYRNGLMRLDARTGAVTPFLERRNSERFRGVNDLTFDSAGNLYFTDQGQTGMHDPSGRVYRLAPAGKLDLLLDNCPSPNGLVLSPDEKVLFVAMTRGNCVWRVPLQADGSVSKVGQFFTSYGPSGPDGLAMRADGFLLVANPGLGYVWVLNHRAEPVEVLRSPSGASLTNLCFGGVDGKTLLMTESTTGTILCAEMDERGAPVYEGQPA from the coding sequence ATGCTGCTGCTTCAGCAACCCACCGTCCGTGACGCCAAGATGCTCACCCGGCTGCCGGAATCGTTTCGTCGCAGGGATTGGGACAATGCCTGGTCGCTGGCCAACCGTGGTGGCGCGGTAACCGACTCGTTCCTAGAAGGCCCCGTGTGGGCGGACGGCCATCTGTGGGTGACCGATATTCCATACGGCCGCGTGTTCCGCGTATCGCTGCAGGGCGACTGGGAACTCGTGGCCGAGTACGACGGCGAGCCGAACGGCATGAAGCACCTGGCCGGCGGCGACTTCCTGATCACCGACTACCGCAACGGGCTGATGCGGCTGGACGCCAGGACCGGTGCGGTCACGCCTTTCCTCGAGCGCCGGAATTCCGAGCGCTTTCGTGGCGTCAACGACCTGACATTCGATTCGGCCGGCAACCTGTACTTCACGGACCAGGGGCAGACCGGCATGCATGACCCCTCCGGCCGCGTCTATCGCCTGGCGCCGGCGGGCAAGCTTGACCTGTTGCTGGACAACTGCCCCAGCCCGAACGGGCTCGTGCTGTCGCCCGACGAGAAAGTACTGTTCGTCGCCATGACGCGCGGCAACTGCGTGTGGCGCGTGCCGCTGCAGGCCGACGGCTCGGTCAGCAAGGTCGGCCAGTTCTTCACGTCGTACGGACCGAGCGGTCCCGACGGGCTGGCCATGCGTGCCGACGGCTTCCTGCTGGTCGCCAATCCGGGGCTGGGTTACGTATGGGTGCTCAACCATCGCGCGGAGCCGGTCGAAGTGCTGCGCAGCCCGAGCGGGGCGTCCCTGACCAACCTGTGCTTTGGCGGTGTCGATGGCAAGACGCTGCTGATGACAGAATCCACCACGGGCACGATCCTGTGCGCAGAGATGGATGAACGCGGTGCGCCGGTGTACGAAGGACAACCGGCATGA
- a CDS encoding tripartite tricarboxylate transporter substrate binding protein, whose protein sequence is MFHRAIPLFAAVATLLGAGTLPAFAAYPDKPVRIVVPNPPGGAVDVVTRKIAQKLTVQMGQSFVVENKPGASGTIGTTQVVNAAADGYTLLANDNSYTTLPYVFKKLNWDHQSALVPIAPFAFSPVVLGVKADSRFKDLASLVSYAKAHPGEVTFGTGGPGSSPHFAAEAFQQAAGIKLMHVPYKGAGEAMVGLLGGSVDLLVVSTPTALAPVKGNQMRLLAISGKSRVGVFPSVPTFAEAGVPAFSLFNWSGLAAPKGTPKEVVARLQAEIQRALQAPDMKEFLAQMGAQPGNLDSPAFAQLIQRETAQWATVAMKANIEKQ, encoded by the coding sequence ATGTTTCATCGCGCAATCCCTCTGTTTGCCGCCGTCGCGACGCTGCTGGGCGCTGGCACGCTACCCGCGTTCGCGGCCTATCCCGACAAGCCCGTACGCATCGTCGTGCCCAACCCGCCCGGCGGCGCCGTCGATGTGGTGACGCGCAAGATCGCGCAGAAGCTTACCGTGCAGATGGGGCAGAGCTTTGTCGTCGAGAACAAGCCGGGTGCGTCGGGCACCATCGGTACCACGCAAGTGGTCAACGCAGCGGCTGACGGCTACACGCTGCTGGCGAACGACAACTCGTACACGACGCTGCCTTATGTGTTCAAGAAGCTGAACTGGGATCACCAGAGCGCGCTGGTTCCCATCGCGCCATTCGCATTCTCGCCGGTCGTGCTAGGGGTCAAGGCCGATTCGCGCTTCAAGGACCTGGCCTCGCTGGTGAGCTACGCCAAGGCGCATCCCGGTGAAGTGACGTTCGGCACAGGCGGCCCCGGCAGCTCGCCGCACTTTGCCGCCGAGGCCTTTCAGCAAGCGGCCGGTATCAAGCTGATGCACGTGCCGTACAAGGGCGCCGGCGAAGCCATGGTTGGGCTGCTGGGCGGCAGCGTCGATCTGCTGGTGGTCTCCACGCCGACCGCACTGGCGCCGGTGAAGGGCAATCAGATGCGCCTGCTGGCCATCAGCGGCAAGAGCCGCGTCGGTGTGTTCCCGAGCGTGCCGACATTTGCCGAAGCGGGCGTACCGGCTTTCAGCCTGTTCAACTGGTCGGGTCTGGCCGCGCCGAAGGGCACGCCCAAGGAGGTCGTCGCTCGTCTGCAGGCTGAAATCCAGAGGGCCCTCCAGGCGCCCGACATGAAGGAATTCCTGGCGCAGATGGGTGCGCAGCCGGGCAATCTGGACAGTCCCGCGTTTGCACAACTGATCCAGCGAGAAACCGCGCAGTGGGCTACCGTTGCAATGAAGGCCAATATTGAAAAGCAATAA
- a CDS encoding YceH family protein, translating into MSSTSESPSRPPIRTLTPIEGRVLGVLLEKQHTVPDTYPLSLNALTAGCNQKTARSPVMNVTEAEVVVAIDGLKGLSLVFEGSSSRVPRFEHNMGRVLGVPSQSAALLAMLLLRGPQTAAELRLNTVRLHAFADVSSVEAFLDELAEHEPPYVVRLPRAPGEREHRWMHLLGGEISVESLAASAPGASEESVSPSELERLRAEQRELANRVQRLEALVEHMASQLGIDPDALTS; encoded by the coding sequence ATGAGCTCCACGTCCGAATCCCCTTCGCGCCCGCCAATCCGCACCCTGACGCCGATCGAAGGACGCGTGCTCGGCGTACTGCTGGAAAAGCAGCACACCGTGCCCGACACCTACCCGCTCTCGCTCAACGCGCTGACCGCGGGCTGCAACCAGAAGACGGCCCGTTCGCCGGTCATGAACGTTACGGAAGCGGAAGTGGTGGTGGCCATCGACGGCCTGAAAGGCCTGAGCCTGGTATTTGAAGGCAGCAGCAGCCGCGTGCCGCGCTTTGAACACAATATGGGCCGCGTGCTGGGCGTGCCATCGCAATCCGCGGCGCTGCTCGCCATGCTGCTCCTGCGCGGTCCGCAGACCGCGGCCGAATTGCGCCTGAACACGGTGCGCCTGCATGCCTTCGCGGATGTCTCGTCGGTCGAAGCCTTCCTTGACGAGCTGGCGGAACACGAGCCGCCATATGTCGTGAGGCTGCCCCGCGCTCCGGGCGAGCGCGAGCATCGCTGGATGCACCTGCTTGGCGGTGAAATCAGCGTGGAAAGCCTTGCGGCGAGCGCGCCAGGCGCTAGCGAAGAGTCCGTCTCGCCGTCTGAACTGGAGCGGCTGCGCGCCGAGCAGCGCGAGCTTGCCAACCGGGTCCAAAGGCTGGAGGCGCTGGTCGAGCACATGGCCAGCCAGCTCGGCATCGACCCGGATGCGCTGACCAGCTGA
- a CDS encoding tripartite tricarboxylate transporter substrate binding protein, which yields MRPIRSLLLAALATTTMSAHAAWPDDRPIEVYVGFAAGGGTDLLARAMAPFLQKHVGGKARIVVVNKPGASGEIAYSALSRAAADGYTIGIVSTPSFLTIPIQRKPKYDPAAIVPLARVIDDPTMFVVAGDSKLASMADLVKQLKANPEGLSMGSNGIGTNGHMAALALQQATGARVNHIPFAGTSQTKTSLLGHHIDVMAMSTTEYTEADRASKDVKVLAQLGDERRPGVVAGVPTAREQKLDITISSERGFAAPRGLPPDIARRLQAAVEATTKDPEFLARAVNEARGISYLSGAAWTEHMATQRGKFESLWKIASTK from the coding sequence ATGCGTCCAATCCGATCCCTCCTCCTGGCGGCTCTGGCTACGACCACGATGTCGGCCCATGCGGCCTGGCCCGATGACCGGCCCATCGAGGTGTACGTCGGGTTCGCCGCAGGGGGAGGGACCGATTTGCTGGCGCGGGCCATGGCCCCGTTTCTTCAGAAGCATGTCGGAGGCAAGGCCCGCATCGTGGTCGTGAACAAGCCCGGCGCATCGGGTGAAATCGCCTATTCGGCGCTCTCGCGTGCGGCGGCGGACGGCTACACCATCGGCATCGTGTCCACGCCATCGTTCCTGACCATCCCCATCCAGCGCAAGCCCAAGTACGACCCCGCGGCCATCGTCCCACTGGCGCGCGTGATCGATGACCCGACCATGTTCGTGGTCGCGGGCGACAGCAAGCTCGCTTCCATGGCGGACCTGGTCAAGCAGCTCAAGGCCAACCCGGAGGGCTTGTCGATGGGCAGCAACGGCATTGGCACGAACGGGCACATGGCCGCCCTGGCGTTGCAGCAGGCGACGGGCGCCAGGGTCAACCACATTCCCTTTGCCGGAACGTCGCAGACTAAAACCAGCCTGCTGGGCCATCACATCGACGTGATGGCAATGAGCACCACGGAATACACCGAGGCCGATCGCGCTTCGAAGGACGTGAAAGTGCTGGCGCAACTGGGCGATGAACGGCGCCCGGGCGTGGTGGCCGGCGTGCCCACGGCACGCGAGCAGAAGCTCGACATCACGATCTCGTCGGAGCGTGGCTTCGCGGCGCCGCGCGGCTTGCCGCCGGACATCGCCAGGCGTCTGCAGGCCGCCGTCGAAGCCACGACGAAGGACCCGGAATTCCTGGCCCGCGCCGTCAACGAGGCGCGCGGCATCTCCTATCTGTCTGGCGCTGCGTGGACCGAGCACATGGCCACGCAGCGCGGAAAGTTCGAAAGCCTCTGGAAGATCGCTTCCACGAAGTGA
- a CDS encoding amidohydrolase family protein, which yields MSATHRPVLPVLGFEGACDCHMHVYGSHYPVAPGAQLRPPDASVDDYRQLQRMLGTERVVVVTPSTYGTDNTSTVDAISAFGDCARGVAVVPASVTDAELDHLHRSGIRGIRLNLRLPAPLTLDDLPTLAARIAAFGWHVQLNLPAEWLPDIGGKLASLPVPLVFDHYGHLRLGTPRAEPAYRVIADLVSAGKAWVKLSGPYLESREGAPDYGDMRTLAVRYMVLAPERVVWGSDWPHPSVHAKGGEPIDDRTVLQTFLRWCDSIEAATQRVLVSNPQVLYGFPDAKPA from the coding sequence ATGAGCGCGACGCACAGGCCTGTCCTCCCTGTCCTCGGCTTCGAAGGCGCATGCGACTGCCACATGCACGTCTATGGCAGCCACTATCCGGTGGCGCCGGGGGCGCAGCTGCGCCCCCCCGATGCTTCAGTGGACGACTACCGCCAACTTCAGCGTATGCTCGGCACTGAACGGGTCGTCGTCGTCACGCCGTCGACCTACGGGACGGACAACACCAGCACCGTCGATGCCATCTCGGCGTTTGGCGACTGCGCGCGCGGTGTGGCGGTCGTCCCGGCAAGCGTGACCGATGCAGAACTCGATCACCTGCATCGGTCAGGCATTCGCGGCATTCGCCTGAACCTGAGGCTGCCGGCTCCGCTTACGCTGGATGATCTGCCAACGCTCGCCGCCCGGATCGCTGCCTTCGGATGGCATGTCCAGCTCAACTTGCCGGCGGAATGGTTGCCCGACATCGGCGGAAAACTGGCCAGCCTGCCGGTGCCGCTCGTCTTCGATCACTACGGTCATCTGCGGCTGGGTACGCCACGAGCCGAACCGGCATACCGCGTGATTGCCGACCTGGTGTCGGCGGGCAAGGCGTGGGTCAAGTTGTCCGGGCCGTACCTTGAGTCCCGCGAAGGGGCGCCGGATTACGGCGATATGCGTACGTTGGCCGTGCGCTACATGGTGCTGGCACCAGAGCGCGTGGTCTGGGGATCGGACTGGCCGCACCCCTCCGTGCATGCAAAAGGAGGGGAACCGATCGACGACCGGACGGTGCTGCAAACGTTCTTGCGTTGGTGCGATTCGATAGAGGCCGCCACCCAGCGCGTGCTGGTCAGCAATCCGCAGGTGCTCTACGGGTTCCCCGACGCCAAACCTGCATGA
- a CDS encoding FAD-dependent oxidoreductase, giving the protein MAQAELTAGVEGQGTEAAASLDAPYSTLETRAHQMFPTLSADEVVRMRRFGEPQRWSAGEQLFSVGQVGRGMCVVVSGCIRIIRRDGLGREHLVTDLGPGMFSAEVGTLTGRPSLVDGRALTDSEGFVIPPDRLRALLVAEAELGERIMRALILRRVGLIESGSGPVLVGHGTEPLLLALQAFLRRNGHPYTVIDMDTERDCSCLSEFANAPASDFPLVICPDGRVLRAPDEGQLASCLGLLPEFDPAHVYDVIVVGAGPAGLATAVYAASEGLSVAVIDCRSPGGQAGASARIENYLGFPTGISGQALAGRAFVQALKFGAHIAIPLEVKALQCGADPIRLELADGRMIPTHTVVIATGAQYRRPAIPALERFEGCGVYYWASPVEAKLCRNEPVMLVGGGNSAGQAAVYLATHAAQVHMLVRGPGLAATMSRYLIDRIEGLPNVQLHSHAEIRALHGDGWLSGVSYHAPAESDALVSLPVRHLFLFIGADPNASWLRTCHVETDDKGFVRTGGGTLGCASAVPYPLQTSVPGVFAIGDVRSGSTKRVAAAVGEGAAVVAQIHSYLAGLPATQAA; this is encoded by the coding sequence ATGGCGCAGGCGGAACTGACGGCGGGCGTTGAAGGGCAGGGCACGGAAGCGGCAGCCAGCCTCGACGCGCCATATTCCACGCTGGAAACCCGGGCGCACCAGATGTTCCCGACGCTGAGTGCCGATGAGGTAGTGCGGATGCGCCGCTTCGGCGAGCCACAACGCTGGAGCGCGGGCGAGCAGCTGTTTTCGGTCGGGCAGGTGGGCCGGGGCATGTGCGTGGTGGTGAGCGGCTGCATCCGGATCATTCGCCGCGATGGGCTCGGGCGCGAGCACCTGGTCACCGATCTCGGGCCGGGCATGTTCTCGGCCGAAGTCGGCACCCTGACCGGGCGCCCGTCGCTGGTGGACGGCCGCGCGCTGACGGATTCCGAGGGGTTTGTCATTCCGCCCGACCGGCTGCGCGCGCTGCTGGTGGCGGAGGCCGAACTGGGCGAGCGCATCATGCGCGCACTGATCCTGCGCCGCGTCGGGCTGATCGAGTCCGGCAGCGGCCCGGTGCTGGTCGGACACGGCACGGAGCCGCTGCTGCTGGCGCTGCAGGCCTTCCTGCGCCGCAATGGTCACCCTTATACGGTGATCGACATGGACACCGAGCGCGACTGCTCCTGCCTGAGCGAGTTCGCCAACGCGCCGGCCTCGGATTTCCCGCTCGTGATCTGCCCGGACGGCCGCGTGCTGCGCGCGCCCGACGAGGGACAGCTTGCCTCCTGCCTCGGGCTGCTGCCCGAATTCGACCCGGCGCACGTGTATGACGTGATCGTGGTGGGGGCGGGTCCCGCCGGCCTGGCCACGGCCGTCTATGCCGCGTCGGAAGGCCTGTCGGTGGCGGTGATCGATTGCCGCTCGCCGGGCGGGCAGGCCGGTGCCAGTGCGCGGATCGAAAACTACCTTGGCTTTCCCACCGGCATTTCGGGCCAGGCGCTGGCCGGGCGAGCGTTTGTGCAGGCGCTCAAGTTCGGCGCCCATATTGCCATTCCGCTCGAAGTAAAGGCACTGCAATGCGGCGCGGACCCGATCCGCCTGGAACTGGCCGATGGCCGCATGATCCCCACGCACACCGTGGTGATCGCCACTGGGGCCCAATACCGGCGGCCGGCGATTCCAGCGCTGGAACGCTTCGAGGGATGCGGGGTGTACTACTGGGCCTCGCCCGTGGAAGCCAAGCTGTGCCGGAACGAGCCTGTCATGCTCGTGGGCGGCGGCAATTCGGCGGGGCAGGCCGCGGTCTACCTGGCGACGCATGCGGCGCAGGTGCATATGCTGGTGCGCGGCCCGGGGCTGGCCGCCACCATGTCGCGCTACCTGATCGACCGGATCGAAGGGCTGCCCAACGTACAGCTTCACAGCCATGCGGAAATCCGTGCGCTGCACGGCGACGGCTGGCTTTCCGGCGTGAGCTATCACGCGCCCGCGGAGAGCGACGCGCTGGTTTCATTGCCGGTGCGCCACCTGTTCCTGTTCATCGGCGCCGACCCGAATGCGTCGTGGCTGCGTACCTGCCATGTGGAGACCGACGACAAAGGCTTCGTGCGCACGGGTGGGGGCACGCTGGGCTGCGCTTCGGCGGTGCCATATCCCTTGCAGACCAGCGTGCCGGGCGTGTTCGCGATTGGCGATGTGCGTTCGGGTTCGACCAAGCGCGTGGCCGCGGCGGTAGGCGAGGGCGCAGCCGTGGTCGCGCAGATCCACAGCTACCTGGCCGGGCTGCCGGCAACGCAGGCGGCCTGA
- a CDS encoding IclR family transcriptional regulator, with amino-acid sequence MSNHGVAAVEKALGLLDCFRLGAEIQSLAQLSNASGMHKTTVFRLLNSLERMSYVVRTADGRYALGPRLLYLGKLYEQSFQLGSIIEPVLQELALATKESASYYVLHGDEQRMCLYRAEPSEGLRETRLPGTILPLDDTAIGSVLKYWGKEEQAAKRDEALPWFTAGVRDLYTAAFATPLFGAGDKFMASLTLSGPATRLQAADRTEIARVQLVAAAKLSRLLGASSGWCEKVYGTGNYVHD; translated from the coding sequence ATGAGTAACCATGGGGTGGCCGCAGTCGAAAAGGCGCTCGGCTTGCTGGACTGCTTCCGACTTGGCGCCGAGATTCAGTCGCTTGCGCAACTCTCCAATGCCTCCGGCATGCACAAGACGACAGTCTTCCGTCTGCTGAATTCGCTCGAGCGGATGAGCTATGTGGTGCGCACGGCCGATGGCCGCTACGCACTTGGGCCGCGCCTGCTCTATCTCGGCAAGCTTTACGAGCAGTCGTTCCAGCTCGGCTCGATCATCGAGCCCGTGCTGCAAGAGCTGGCATTGGCGACCAAGGAAAGCGCGTCGTACTACGTGCTCCACGGCGACGAGCAGCGTATGTGCCTCTATCGCGCCGAGCCCAGCGAAGGTTTGCGGGAGACGCGATTGCCCGGCACGATCCTGCCATTGGACGATACCGCAATCGGTTCCGTGCTCAAGTACTGGGGAAAGGAAGAGCAAGCGGCAAAACGCGACGAGGCGCTGCCATGGTTTACCGCTGGTGTGCGGGACCTCTACACCGCCGCTTTCGCGACACCGCTGTTCGGCGCCGGCGACAAGTTCATGGCCTCGCTCACACTATCTGGCCCCGCCACGCGTTTGCAGGCCGCGGATCGCACCGAGATCGCACGGGTGCAATTGGTCGCGGCCGCAAAGCTGTCCAGGCTTCTCGGTGCAAGTTCCGGATGGTGCGAGAAGGTCTACGGCACAGGCAATTACGTCCACGACTAA